The Devosia sp. A16 genome includes a window with the following:
- a CDS encoding efflux RND transporter periplasmic adaptor subunit, translating into MSPIRRLAVIPLLLTLAACQPAAEAPEQAPRRLLSMVIEPATTAEASFVGVVSPRISVTQAFRVGGTLVSRSVGLGDQVRAGAPLADLDATTLDLAVETARANLQAAEAQYANAAGSEGRLRALTESDVTTVANLQQAEQQSAAALANVVQARSRLAQATEQRSYASLVAPFDGVVTTVGAEPGAVVAAGQTVLTVARTDTRDVVIDVPESFVQNLELGTVFRVAPQLSPATMVDGKLREIAPEADPVTRSWRLKIGIDDPPPQFWLGTTATASLAAAAADTVIRVPETAIRRTDAATLVWVVDPAQSVVKARPVELGAAADGQVEVRSGLAAGERIAIAGVNSLSEGQRVAEEGKLP; encoded by the coding sequence ATGAGCCCGATCCGGCGGCTCGCCGTCATCCCTCTGCTGTTGACCCTGGCGGCCTGCCAGCCGGCGGCCGAGGCGCCCGAACAGGCTCCCCGCCGGTTGCTGTCGATGGTGATCGAGCCGGCAACCACGGCCGAGGCGAGTTTCGTCGGCGTCGTCTCGCCGCGCATTTCGGTGACCCAGGCCTTCCGGGTCGGCGGCACGCTGGTCAGCCGCAGCGTGGGATTGGGAGATCAGGTCCGCGCCGGCGCGCCGCTCGCCGATCTCGACGCCACCACGCTGGACCTCGCAGTGGAAACCGCCCGAGCAAACCTCCAGGCCGCCGAAGCGCAATATGCCAATGCCGCGGGATCCGAAGGCCGGCTCCGCGCCCTGACCGAAAGCGACGTGACGACCGTCGCCAACCTGCAGCAGGCCGAGCAGCAGAGCGCCGCGGCGCTCGCCAACGTGGTGCAGGCCCGCTCCCGCCTCGCCCAGGCCACCGAGCAGCGCTCCTATGCCAGCCTCGTTGCTCCGTTCGACGGCGTCGTGACCACCGTCGGGGCCGAGCCGGGCGCCGTGGTGGCGGCGGGCCAGACCGTGCTGACCGTCGCCCGCACCGACACCCGTGACGTGGTCATCGACGTGCCCGAGAGTTTCGTGCAGAACCTCGAGCTCGGCACCGTCTTTCGGGTGGCGCCGCAGCTCAGCCCCGCAACGATGGTCGATGGCAAGCTGCGCGAGATCGCCCCGGAAGCCGACCCGGTCACCCGCAGCTGGCGCCTGAAGATCGGCATCGACGATCCGCCGCCGCAGTTCTGGCTGGGCACCACGGCAACCGCCAGCCTCGCCGCCGCCGCGGCCGACACGGTGATCCGCGTCCCCGAGACGGCGATCAGGCGCACGGACGCGGCAACCTTGGTATGGGTGGTCGACCCGGCGCAGAGCGTCGTCAAGGCCAGGCCGGTCGAGCTCGGAGCCGCGGCGGATGGCCAGGTCGAAGTGCGCTCCGGTCTTGCCGCCGGCGAGCGCATCGCCATCGCCGGCGTCAACAGCCTCAGCGAGGGGCAACGCGTGGCCGAAGAGGGAAAGCTGCCGTGA